In Euzebyales bacterium, a genomic segment contains:
- a CDS encoding DUF1802 family protein produces MSTTTTTTTTTLALKEWGAVVHALLDGRQTVLLRKGGIREKRFDVASDRFVLFPTVAHAHAERVRPGHEDLLTAGAADIDAEADTFVVRAGVNLIDVVDITDADALAGLHDLHIWTPEHISERLAFRPKHALQVLVVDPVRLPEPVTVVRAPEYGGCSSWVDLPLHWKGEGRTIRDRAELEGIAGRIRAAVR; encoded by the coding sequence ATGTCGACGACGACCACGACCACCACCACGACCCTGGCGCTGAAGGAATGGGGCGCCGTCGTGCACGCGCTGCTCGACGGACGCCAGACGGTTCTGCTGCGCAAGGGTGGCATCCGCGAAAAGCGCTTCGATGTCGCCAGCGATCGCTTCGTGCTGTTCCCCACCGTCGCCCATGCGCATGCCGAGCGCGTGCGCCCCGGTCACGAGGACCTGCTTACGGCTGGCGCGGCCGACATCGATGCCGAGGCCGACACGTTCGTCGTGCGGGCCGGCGTGAACCTCATCGACGTCGTCGACATCACCGACGCCGACGCCCTCGCCGGCCTGCACGATCTGCACATCTGGACGCCCGAGCACATCAGCGAGCGTCTCGCGTTCCGCCCGAAGCACGCGCTGCAGGTGCTGGTGGTCGACCCCGTCCGCCTGCCCGAGCCGGTCACAGTGGTGCGCGCCCCCGAGTACGGCGGATGCAGCTCCTGGGTCGATCTTCCGCTGCACTGGAAGGGCGAGGGTCGGACGATCCGCGACCGTGCTGAGCTCGAAGGCATCGCGGGCCGGATCCGCGCCGCCGTCCGCTGA
- a CDS encoding ATP-binding protein: protein MDVHLRNPDRTEHLTGPLRVDDVLTRLDVDPETVLVIAEGELVTKDHLLADDAVVEIRPVISGGAGTARCNVCRAPAVIEVRRHHGAWCAEHFVDHVRGQVRTAIDHYRMLSYDERCLVAVSGGKDSLALWDVLLDMGYRVDGLYVGLGIGAYSSRSEQLVRAFADRRDVILHTVDLAHEYGYDIPAATALRRRSSCGVCGLSKRYVFNRVAVDHGYDVMATGHNLDDEAATLLGNVLRWQTPMLARQRPYLPARDGMSRKIKPLYRLGERETAAYCVIRGLDYVVEECPMVAGNTALRYKDALNDLERHAPGTKAAFLFGYLDRARDEHFGRADEAATVVACVRCGQPTGLREGSGDQQPVCAFCRTRDRVLAVVEPSRGRVEASA from the coding sequence ATGGACGTCCACCTGCGCAACCCCGACCGCACGGAGCACCTGACCGGCCCGTTGCGGGTCGACGACGTGCTCACGCGCCTGGACGTCGACCCCGAGACGGTGCTGGTGATCGCCGAGGGCGAACTGGTCACCAAGGACCATTTGCTGGCTGACGACGCGGTGGTCGAGATCCGCCCGGTCATCTCCGGCGGTGCCGGCACGGCGCGCTGCAACGTCTGCCGCGCGCCCGCGGTGATCGAGGTCCGACGCCACCACGGTGCGTGGTGTGCGGAGCATTTCGTCGATCACGTCCGCGGGCAGGTGCGCACCGCGATCGACCACTACCGCATGCTGTCCTACGACGAGCGCTGCCTGGTCGCCGTCAGCGGCGGCAAGGACTCGCTGGCGCTGTGGGACGTGCTGCTGGACATGGGCTACCGGGTGGACGGGCTGTACGTGGGCCTGGGCATCGGCGCCTACTCGTCCCGGTCCGAGCAGCTGGTCCGCGCGTTCGCGGACCGCCGCGACGTGATCCTGCACACCGTCGACCTGGCCCACGAGTACGGCTATGACATCCCCGCGGCCACCGCGCTGCGCCGGCGGTCGTCTTGCGGGGTGTGCGGTCTGAGCAAGCGCTACGTGTTCAACCGCGTGGCCGTCGACCACGGCTATGACGTGATGGCGACAGGGCACAATCTCGACGACGAGGCCGCGACGCTGTTGGGCAACGTCCTGCGGTGGCAGACCCCGATGCTGGCCAGGCAGCGGCCCTACCTGCCGGCACGTGACGGCATGAGCCGGAAGATCAAGCCGCTGTACCGACTCGGCGAACGCGAGACCGCCGCGTACTGCGTCATTCGCGGACTGGACTACGTGGTGGAGGAGTGCCCGATGGTGGCCGGCAACACCGCGCTGCGGTACAAGGACGCGCTCAACGACCTGGAGCGGCATGCACCGGGCACCAAGGCAGCGTTCCTGTTCGGCTATCTCGACCGCGCCCGCGACGAGCACTTCGGCCGCGCTGACGAGGCCGCCACGGTGGTCGCGTGCGTCCGGTGCGGCCAGCCGACCGGTCTCCGGGAAGGCAGCGGTGATCAGCAGCCGGTCTGTGCGTTCTGCAGGACCCGTGACCGCGTGCTGGCGGTCGTCGAACCCTCGCGCGGTCGCGTCGAGGCATCGGCATGA
- a CDS encoding tRNA (adenine-N1)-methyltransferase, producing the protein MSEPRFAGHPAPLAAGETVLLIDRKQRRYLVVLEEGGEFHYHGGAVPHDAIIGGPEGTLVRSAKGTQLRVFRPTAGDWTVKAPRGAQVIYPKDQALIVGLTDIRPGMTVVEAGAGSGALTCALLDAVGASGQVISFELRDDHADVAERNVTRRFGGAPATWTLRRGDVVAGLGDTPCHRIVLDLLEPWDVIKTAAAALHPGGLLCAYTPTVPQVMRLHDALSSDPRWGTAETVESLLRPWNVAGLSVRPAHRMVAHTAFLTIVRRLPAPDAEPSADDDVDG; encoded by the coding sequence ATGAGCGAGCCACGCTTCGCGGGTCACCCCGCGCCCCTGGCCGCGGGCGAAACGGTGCTGCTGATCGATCGCAAGCAGCGGCGCTATCTGGTCGTGCTCGAGGAGGGCGGGGAGTTCCACTACCACGGTGGAGCCGTCCCTCACGACGCCATCATCGGCGGGCCCGAGGGCACCCTGGTGCGCAGCGCCAAGGGCACCCAGCTGCGGGTGTTCCGCCCGACGGCGGGGGACTGGACCGTCAAGGCGCCGAGGGGCGCGCAGGTCATCTATCCCAAGGACCAGGCGCTGATCGTGGGGTTGACCGACATCCGCCCCGGCATGACGGTCGTCGAGGCCGGCGCGGGGTCCGGCGCGCTGACATGCGCGCTGCTCGACGCCGTGGGCGCATCGGGACAGGTCATCAGCTTCGAGCTGCGCGACGACCACGCCGACGTCGCCGAGCGCAACGTGACCCGCCGGTTCGGGGGTGCGCCGGCGACGTGGACGCTGCGGCGCGGCGATGTGGTCGCGGGGCTCGGTGACACGCCGTGCCACCGCATCGTCCTCGATCTGCTCGAGCCGTGGGACGTCATCAAGACCGCCGCCGCGGCGTTGCATCCGGGCGGGTTGCTGTGCGCCTACACGCCGACGGTCCCACAGGTGATGCGGCTCCACGACGCGCTGTCCTCCGATCCGCGCTGGGGGACCGCTGAGACCGTCGAATCGCTGCTGAGACCCTGGAACGTCGCTGGTCTGTCGGTCCGGCCCGCCCACCGGATGGTCGCCCACACCGCCTTCCTGACCATCGTGCGACGGCTGCCGGCTCCGGACGCCGAACCTTCCGCCGACGACGACGTCGACGGCTGA
- the pafA gene encoding Pup--protein ligase yields the protein MDRRIFGIEVEYGVTCTFRGQRRLSPDEVARYLFRRVVSWGRSSNVFLENGARLYLDVGSHPEYATPECDTVSGVVAHDKAGERILESLVEQAEQRLHEEGIAGTIFLFKNNTDSAGNSYGSHENYLVSRVGEFQKLADTLIPFLVSRQIYAGAGKVLQTPRGALYSIAQRAEHIWEGLSSATTRSRPIINSRDEPHADAERYRRLHVIVGDSNMSEYATWLKLATADLVLRMIEAGTVMRDLTLDNPIRAIREISHDMTCSRRVRLEGGRDLSALEIQRVYLERVMRFLQHHGSDPVSDRVVSEWARVLDTLETDPLKLGRECDWVAKYHLVEDYRRRHDLPLSHPRVAMLDLQYHDVNRSRGLYYLLQRRAKVDRVVDDAAIRLAMRTPPQSTRAKLRGEFIRQAKRKRRDFTVDWVHLKLNDQAQRTVLCKDPFRSEDERVAKLIASM from the coding sequence GTGGACCGGCGGATCTTCGGCATCGAAGTCGAGTACGGGGTCACCTGCACGTTCCGCGGACAGCGACGGTTGTCGCCGGACGAGGTCGCGCGGTATCTGTTCCGACGCGTCGTGAGCTGGGGCCGATCGTCGAACGTCTTCCTCGAGAACGGCGCGCGGCTCTACCTGGACGTCGGTTCGCACCCCGAGTACGCGACGCCCGAGTGCGACACCGTCAGCGGTGTCGTCGCGCACGACAAGGCCGGGGAACGGATCCTCGAGTCGCTCGTCGAGCAGGCCGAGCAGCGGCTGCACGAGGAAGGCATCGCCGGAACGATATTCCTGTTCAAGAACAACACGGACTCGGCCGGCAACTCGTACGGCAGCCACGAGAACTACCTCGTCAGCCGGGTCGGTGAGTTTCAGAAGCTCGCGGACACGCTCATCCCGTTCCTTGTCTCGCGACAGATCTACGCGGGTGCCGGCAAGGTGCTGCAGACGCCGCGCGGCGCCCTGTACTCGATCGCACAGCGGGCCGAGCACATCTGGGAGGGACTGAGCTCGGCGACCACCCGCAGCCGCCCGATCATCAACAGCCGCGACGAACCGCACGCCGACGCCGAGCGGTACCGCAGGCTGCACGTGATCGTGGGGGACTCGAACATGAGCGAGTACGCCACATGGCTCAAGCTCGCCACCGCCGACCTCGTCCTGCGCATGATCGAGGCGGGCACGGTGATGCGTGACCTGACGCTCGACAACCCCATCCGGGCGATCCGCGAAATCAGTCACGACATGACGTGCAGCCGGCGGGTGCGGCTGGAGGGCGGACGGGACCTGTCGGCGCTCGAGATCCAGCGCGTGTATCTGGAGCGCGTGATGCGCTTCCTCCAGCACCACGGTTCGGATCCGGTGAGCGACCGGGTCGTCAGCGAGTGGGCGCGCGTGCTGGATACGCTGGAGACCGATCCGCTCAAGCTGGGGCGCGAGTGCGACTGGGTCGCCAAGTACCACCTGGTCGAGGACTACCGCCGTCGCCACGATCTGCCGCTGTCGCACCCGCGGGTCGCGATGCTCGACCTGCAGTATCACGACGTCAATCGCTCCCGGGGCCTGTACTACCTGCTGCAGCGTCGAGCGAAGGTCGACCGTGTGGTCGATGACGCCGCGATCCGGTTGGCGATGCGGACCCCACCCCAGTCGACCCGCGCGAAGCTACGCGGCGAGTTCATCCGCCAGGCGAAGCGCAAGCGGCGTGACTTCACCGTTGACTGGGTGCACCTCAAGCTCAACGATCAGGCGCAGCGGACGGTGCTGTGCAAGGACCCGTTCCGGTCCGAGGACGAACGGGTCGCCAAGCTGATCGCCAGCATGTGA
- the prcA gene encoding proteasome subunit alpha, protein MFPYVSPEQQMKDRADFARKGIARGRAVTGLVYDDGMLFVAENPSSLYKVSELYDRLAFAAVGRYNEFESLRRQGIRLADVLGYQYAREDVTGRSMANAYASALGTAFSESSKPFEVELLVAEVRADGVDLFHILYDGSISVEEGFVAIGGQADAISTALAERFERGRDRATALRTAHAALSSADDHEITPDRLEVAGLDRRRGRRKFFRLTREEIAAALG, encoded by the coding sequence ATGTTCCCGTACGTCTCACCCGAACAGCAGATGAAGGACCGGGCGGACTTCGCCCGGAAGGGGATCGCCCGTGGACGCGCCGTGACCGGTCTCGTCTACGACGACGGCATGCTGTTCGTCGCCGAGAACCCGTCGTCGCTGTACAAGGTCAGCGAGCTGTACGACCGGCTGGCGTTCGCCGCGGTCGGTCGCTACAACGAGTTCGAGTCGTTACGGCGCCAGGGCATCCGGCTGGCCGACGTGCTGGGGTACCAGTACGCGCGGGAGGACGTCACCGGGCGCTCGATGGCGAACGCCTACGCCAGCGCGCTGGGCACGGCGTTCAGTGAGAGCTCCAAGCCGTTCGAGGTGGAGCTCCTCGTCGCTGAGGTCCGCGCGGACGGGGTCGACCTCTTCCACATCCTCTACGACGGATCGATCAGCGTGGAGGAGGGCTTCGTCGCCATCGGCGGACAGGCCGATGCAATCTCGACCGCGCTGGCCGAACGGTTCGAGCGTGGGAGAGACAGGGCGACTGCGCTGCGCACCGCTCACGCTGCGTTGAGCTCGGCCGACGACCACGAGATCACCCCCGACCGGCTCGAGGTCGCCGGACTCGATCGTCGCCGCGGACGACGCAAGTTCTTCCGGTTGACGCGTGAGGAGATCGCGGCCGCGCTCGGCTGA
- a CDS encoding DUF456 domain-containing protein: MNAFAIGLLMAIGLAGVIMPFLPGLPIIWGAAVLYGFLTDFGTLGWTAMAAITLLGALGIAASYVIPERVGAASGASRSTRLFAGVTGLVGFFVIPIIGFPIGACAGVLLAQYRQTADISEATRATVNVLKGFGVGMVAELGTALAMVLVWAAWVVLD; this comes from the coding sequence GTGAACGCATTCGCCATCGGACTGCTCATGGCCATCGGCCTGGCGGGCGTCATCATGCCGTTCCTGCCGGGCCTGCCGATCATCTGGGGCGCGGCGGTGCTGTACGGGTTCCTCACCGACTTCGGCACCCTGGGATGGACCGCGATGGCAGCCATCACCCTGCTCGGGGCGCTGGGCATCGCCGCGTCCTACGTCATCCCGGAACGCGTAGGCGCGGCGAGCGGTGCCTCGCGCTCGACGCGGCTGTTCGCTGGGGTGACCGGCCTGGTCGGCTTCTTCGTCATCCCGATCATCGGGTTCCCGATCGGCGCGTGCGCGGGGGTGCTGCTCGCCCAGTACCGGCAGACCGCCGACATCAGCGAGGCGACGCGGGCGACGGTCAACGTGCTCAAGGGCTTCGGTGTCGGCATGGTCGCCGAACTGGGCACCGCACTTGCGATGGTGCTGGTGTGGGCCGCCTGGGTGGTGCTGGACTAG
- the arc gene encoding proteasome ATPase, giving the protein MRDHEAEIRRLRAQVAELEDETVLLRRRLDHSPSSVRHLEERLIEARNQVGSLSSKNTRLAETLREAREQIVALKEQVEKLSAPPATFGVFLRDVDDDVVEIFSNGRKLRVQVGPDIDRDALATGQEVVLNEALNVVEAASYEITGEVMTLKERLDDDRLLVVNHTDDEQVVRLAEPLRASRLRAGDSLLVESRSGYALERLPRPEVEELVLEEVPDIAYTDIGGLGDQIEAIRDAVELPFLHADLFVEHELKPPKGILLYGPPGCGKTMIAKAVANSLAKRVAEKEGRDDARSYFLNIKGPELLNKYVGETERQIRLIFQRAREKVQEGHPVIVFFDEMDSIFRTRGSGVSSDVENTIVPQLLSEIDGVETLKDVIVIGASNREDMIDPAILRPGRLDVKIKIDRPDEDAAREIFAIYLHAGLPLHPDLVKQFDGEHAAVEWLVSETCRRMYAVDMMNQFLEVTYANGDKEVLYFKDFNSGAMIENVVARAKKMAIKRYLDEGQKGIREEDLLVAIRDEFKENEDLPNTTNPDDWARISGKKGERIVYVRTLVSDDDHGMSKAIESINTGQYL; this is encoded by the coding sequence ATGCGAGACCACGAGGCTGAGATCCGTAGGCTTCGCGCCCAGGTCGCCGAGCTGGAGGATGAGACCGTCCTGTTGCGGCGTCGCCTCGACCACTCACCGTCGAGCGTGCGGCACCTCGAGGAGCGCCTGATCGAGGCGCGCAACCAGGTCGGTTCGTTGTCGAGCAAGAACACCCGCCTGGCCGAGACGTTGCGCGAGGCCCGCGAGCAGATCGTGGCGCTGAAGGAGCAGGTCGAGAAGCTGTCGGCGCCGCCGGCGACGTTCGGGGTGTTCCTTCGCGATGTCGACGACGACGTCGTCGAGATCTTCTCCAACGGTCGCAAGCTGCGCGTCCAGGTCGGCCCCGACATTGACCGTGACGCGCTGGCCACCGGCCAGGAGGTTGTGCTCAACGAGGCGCTCAACGTCGTCGAGGCCGCCTCGTACGAGATCACCGGCGAGGTCATGACGCTCAAGGAGCGCCTCGACGACGACCGGTTGCTGGTCGTCAACCACACCGACGACGAGCAGGTCGTCCGGCTGGCCGAGCCGCTCCGCGCGTCGCGCCTGCGTGCCGGCGACTCGCTGCTGGTCGAGTCGCGCTCGGGCTACGCCCTGGAACGCCTGCCGCGCCCGGAGGTTGAGGAGCTCGTCCTCGAGGAGGTCCCCGACATCGCGTACACGGACATCGGTGGTCTGGGCGACCAGATCGAGGCGATCCGCGACGCGGTCGAGCTGCCGTTCCTGCACGCCGACCTGTTCGTTGAGCACGAGCTCAAGCCGCCCAAGGGCATCCTGCTGTACGGACCGCCCGGATGCGGCAAGACGATGATCGCCAAGGCGGTCGCCAACTCGCTGGCCAAGCGGGTCGCCGAGAAGGAGGGCCGCGACGACGCGCGCAGCTACTTCCTGAACATCAAGGGCCCCGAGCTGCTCAACAAGTACGTCGGCGAGACCGAGCGTCAGATCCGGCTGATCTTCCAGCGCGCCCGCGAGAAGGTCCAGGAGGGCCACCCGGTCATCGTGTTCTTCGACGAGATGGACTCGATCTTCCGCACGCGCGGATCAGGCGTGTCCAGCGACGTCGAGAACACGATCGTCCCGCAGTTGCTCAGCGAGATCGACGGTGTCGAGACGCTCAAGGACGTCATCGTCATAGGGGCGTCCAACCGCGAGGACATGATCGACCCGGCGATCCTGCGGCCCGGCCGCCTCGATGTGAAGATCAAGATCGACCGTCCCGACGAGGACGCCGCACGCGAGATCTTCGCGATCTACCTGCACGCCGGCCTCCCCCTGCACCCCGACCTGGTCAAGCAGTTCGACGGCGAGCACGCGGCCGTCGAGTGGCTGGTCAGCGAGACGTGCCGGCGCATGTACGCCGTCGACATGATGAACCAGTTCCTCGAGGTCACCTACGCCAACGGGGACAAGGAGGTCCTGTATTTCAAGGACTTCAACTCCGGCGCCATGATCGAGAACGTCGTCGCCCGCGCGAAGAAGATGGCCATCAAGCGGTACCTCGACGAGGGCCAGAAGGGCATCCGCGAGGAGGACCTGCTGGTCGCCATCCGCGACGAGTTCAAGGAGAACGAGGACCTGCCCAACACGACCAACCCCGACGACTGGGCACGGATCTCGGGCAAGAAGGGCGAGCGCATCGTCTATGTGCGCACCCTGGTCTCCGACGACGACCACGGCATGAGCAAGGCCATCGAGAGCATCAACACCGGCCAGTACCTGTAA
- the dop gene encoding depupylase/deamidase Dop has product MALTKYMGTETEYGITVVGRPDFNPVLASSMVVNAYTADGHPRARWDYEEENPLRDARGFTQPGPPDVPPSDDIGLANSILTNGARFYVDHAHPEYSSPECSNPRDVVIWDKAGERVLEEAARRAEPLLAEGHGSSRIVITKNNTDGKGAAYGMHENYIVDRRVPFGALVRQIIPFFVSRQLMVGSGRIGNEFNLSDVPYQISQRADFFEVEVGLETTLKRPIVNTRDEPHADPERFRRLHVIIGDANMSEICTYLKLGSCALVLSMIEDGFFTDVPTLAKPVAALHELSHDLTCTRTVPMADGRRISGVQLQWYYLEHARKYYETRETAPWTADVLATWERVLTALEDDPMQLDGVVDWVTKHQLLRRYAERDGLSWDHPRLALIDVQYHDVRRDKGLYNHLVGKGRCELLVDEAKVRHAMSTPPEDTRAWFRGRCLDKFRSSVTAAGWDAIIFDIGRDTLQRVPMMDPGRGNRAMTEQLIDRCGTAAELIAALQG; this is encoded by the coding sequence ATGGCGCTCACCAAGTACATGGGTACCGAGACCGAGTACGGAATCACGGTCGTCGGGCGACCCGACTTCAACCCTGTGCTCGCCTCGTCGATGGTCGTCAACGCCTACACCGCTGACGGCCATCCCCGGGCGCGGTGGGACTACGAGGAGGAGAACCCATTGCGGGACGCCCGCGGGTTCACCCAGCCGGGACCACCGGACGTGCCGCCCAGCGACGACATCGGTCTGGCCAACTCGATCCTGACCAACGGCGCGCGCTTCTACGTCGACCACGCGCACCCGGAGTACTCGTCGCCCGAGTGCTCGAATCCGCGCGACGTCGTCATCTGGGACAAGGCGGGGGAGCGGGTGCTCGAGGAGGCGGCCCGGCGCGCCGAGCCACTGCTGGCCGAAGGCCACGGATCGTCGCGGATCGTCATCACCAAGAACAACACCGACGGCAAGGGTGCCGCCTACGGCATGCACGAGAACTACATCGTGGACCGCCGTGTGCCGTTCGGGGCGCTCGTCCGCCAGATCATACCGTTCTTCGTCAGCCGCCAGCTGATGGTCGGGTCCGGACGGATCGGCAACGAGTTCAACCTGTCGGACGTCCCGTACCAGATCTCCCAGCGCGCCGACTTCTTCGAGGTCGAGGTCGGGCTCGAGACGACGCTCAAGCGGCCGATCGTCAACACGCGCGACGAACCGCACGCCGATCCCGAACGGTTCCGCCGGCTGCACGTCATCATCGGCGACGCCAACATGAGCGAGATCTGCACGTACCTGAAGCTCGGGTCGTGCGCGTTGGTGCTGTCGATGATCGAGGACGGCTTCTTCACCGACGTCCCGACGCTGGCCAAGCCCGTCGCCGCGCTGCACGAGTTGTCCCACGATCTGACGTGCACCCGTACGGTCCCGATGGCCGACGGACGGCGCATCTCCGGGGTGCAGCTGCAGTGGTACTACCTGGAGCACGCGCGCAAGTACTACGAGACGCGCGAGACCGCGCCGTGGACGGCCGATGTCCTCGCGACCTGGGAGCGGGTGCTGACCGCGCTCGAGGACGATCCGATGCAGCTCGACGGCGTGGTCGACTGGGTCACGAAGCACCAGTTGCTGCGCCGGTACGCGGAGCGCGACGGACTCTCGTGGGACCATCCCCGGCTGGCGCTGATCGACGTGCAGTACCACGATGTCCGTCGCGACAAGGGTCTGTACAACCACCTGGTCGGCAAGGGTCGCTGCGAACTGCTCGTCGACGAGGCCAAGGTGCGTCACGCGATGTCGACGCCGCCCGAGGACACTCGCGCGTGGTTCCGCGGCCGGTGCCTCGACAAGTTCCGGTCGTCGGTCACGGCCGCCGGCTGGGACGCGATCATCTTCGACATCGGGCGCGACACGTTGCAGCGTGTGCCGATGATGGATCCGGGACGGGGCAACCGCGCGATGACCGAACAGCTGATCGACCGCTGCGGGACCGCGGCGGAGCTGATCGCCGCGCTGCAGGGCTGA
- a CDS encoding STAS/SEC14 domain-containing protein, producing MPVRIIAGLPDNTIGFVAEGEVTGDDYTSTIDPAVEQALTTNDKVRLLYVLGEDFTGYSGVAMSEDGRLGMTHLTSWERIAVVADQDWIRHTVDVMGHLIPGSVRVFTLAEEPQARAWVIA from the coding sequence ATGCCCGTCCGCATCATTGCCGGCCTTCCCGACAACACGATCGGGTTCGTCGCTGAGGGCGAGGTGACCGGCGACGACTACACGTCGACCATCGATCCCGCGGTCGAGCAGGCGCTCACCACGAACGACAAGGTGCGGCTGCTGTACGTGCTGGGCGAGGACTTCACCGGGTACTCGGGCGTTGCGATGTCGGAGGACGGCAGGCTCGGCATGACGCACCTGACGAGCTGGGAGCGGATCGCGGTGGTCGCCGACCAGGACTGGATCCGCCACACCGTGGACGTCATGGGTCACCTGATCCCCGGTAGCGTCAGGGTCTTCACGCTGGCCGAGGAGCCCCAGGCCCGCGCGTGGGTCATCGCGTGA
- a CDS encoding ubiquitin-like protein Pup produces the protein MSDGGQVRRQRGSEEADEVTTDDQVAEEVDTSDVDELLDEIDEVLEENAEEFVRNYVQKGGQ, from the coding sequence ATGAGCGACGGCGGACAGGTCCGGCGACAGCGCGGCAGCGAGGAGGCCGACGAAGTCACGACCGACGACCAGGTCGCCGAGGAGGTCGACACCTCCGACGTCGACGAGCTGCTCGACGAGATCGACGAGGTGCTCGAGGAGAACGCCGAGGAGTTCGTGCGAAACTACGTGCAGAAGGGCGGTCAGTGA
- the prcB gene encoding proteasome subunit beta, whose product MTLPPSDSPFDPTAISFTANLRRAAPELFAAGDRGGHPSAHSVPSHVDGTTVVALTYAGGVIMSGDRRATAGNVISKRDMRKVFPADDWSAVGISGSAGPAMELAKILSTELEHYEKVEGAPLSLEGKANKLAQLIRGNLPMAMQGLVVVPLFAGFDLSDQVPRIYEYDVVGGRYEERRFATTGSGGRDARGSLKARYSADLSPERAIDIAIEALWDAADEDSATGGPDVVRGIYPLVAQIDSDGYRELNDDTVAARVREIIAERRMVPVDENG is encoded by the coding sequence ATGACCCTGCCCCCATCAGACTCTCCGTTCGACCCGACCGCGATCAGCTTCACCGCCAACCTGCGCCGCGCCGCGCCTGAGCTGTTCGCTGCGGGCGATCGCGGCGGCCACCCGTCCGCCCATTCGGTCCCGTCCCACGTCGATGGAACCACCGTGGTCGCGCTGACCTACGCCGGTGGCGTGATCATGTCAGGCGACCGGCGCGCGACGGCGGGCAACGTCATCTCGAAGCGCGACATGCGCAAGGTCTTCCCGGCCGACGACTGGTCCGCGGTGGGCATCTCGGGGTCGGCCGGTCCGGCGATGGAGCTCGCGAAGATCCTCTCCACCGAGCTCGAGCACTACGAGAAGGTCGAGGGCGCGCCCCTGTCGCTGGAGGGCAAGGCGAACAAGCTCGCACAGCTCATCCGCGGCAATCTGCCGATGGCGATGCAGGGGCTGGTCGTCGTCCCGCTTTTCGCCGGCTTCGATCTGAGTGACCAGGTCCCTCGCATCTACGAGTACGACGTCGTCGGCGGCCGGTACGAGGAACGCCGGTTCGCCACGACCGGATCCGGCGGGCGCGATGCGCGCGGATCGCTGAAGGCGCGATACTCAGCCGATCTGTCGCCCGAGCGTGCGATCGACATCGCGATCGAGGCGTTGTGGGACGCGGCCGACGAGGACTCGGCGACCGGCGGACCCGACGTCGTGCGTGGGATCTACCCGCTGGTGGCGCAGATCGACAGCGACGGCTACCGCGAGCTCAACGACGACACCGTCGCGGCGCGCGTGCGCGAGATCATCGCCGAGCGCCGTATGGTGCCGGTCGACGAGAACGGGTGA